ACGGTATATTTTACCGTTTCTTCCTAGCTACATCAAGTCTTCTCTGTAGACTTATTTGTAAATTGAGATCTTTGCAAGTCATTGGCGCAATAGTTACGGTAACAATCTTATGTTATTTTACAGGCGTCATTCGTTGACGAAAGGATCATTGTCTGAGGAATGATCCACGGACGACGCCAAAATCATCAATGAAGCAACCGATCTTGGATACTGACTTGGTTCAAAAAGCATCGAGCCGGCGATACCTAATTGACCATCGGTTGAATCccttgataaaaaaaacattctctCGACGCTATAGTGTACTATCAATATTGTCCTACGTAGAAGCCTGTGTTCAATGCCAACCTATTGCTATGtctgttgtaaaaaaaaaattcaattcgaaaaacacaGGATTATTTTAGTATTCAATCGAGAGTCAAGCTAGGTATTCTTCTCAAAATTCACTATTCATTGGGTAGAATGAGACATTTATCGTCATGCACAGGCTTCTATGCGCACTAATTAACTCTCCAGGCAGTGATCCTCTAACGAATGACGTCGAAGTTTGGAAAGCATATCGTTTACTTGGTGCAGTTTTATAACTatgtttttcacattttctttcAGGTTGCAATGGCCACGGGGCAAGTGATATTCCAGCGATTCTATTACAGTAAATCTCTCGTGAGGCATAACATGGAAACAACGGCTATGGGATGTGTCTGTCTTGCCAGCAAAATCGAAGAAGCTCCTAGGCGTATTAGGGATGTCATTAATGTTTTCAATCACATCAAACAGGTTTCTGGGCAAAAGTGAGTTTCTGACaatcgaaaattcgattttagTTGCACAATAAgtcaaaattattcatccacgtttctttttcagaacAATTCAGCCTGTGATACTCGACCAGAATTATGTGACATTGAAGAACCAGGTGATCAAGGCAGAAAGACGTGTGCTGAAGGAACTTGGATTTTGTGTGCACGTCAAACACCCGCACAAGATAATTGTAATGTATCTTCAAGTGTTGGgttacgaaaaaaatcgagcactAATGCAGCAGTGCTGGAATTACATGAATGATTCCTTACGCTCTGACGTTTTCTTGAGGCACCAACCAGAAACCGTGGCTTGCGCTTGCGTCTACCTCGGTGCTAGGCAGCTTCAATTACCTCTGCCTTCGTCGCCTGCCTGGTTTCGATTATTCAAAGTTAGCGAATCTTCGATCAGGGACGTTTGCAGGAGAGTTTTACGCCTCTACGCTAGACCAAGTGTCAGCGCAGAGCAACTAGAGAAACGAGTCGATGAGCTTAGAAGACGATACGAAGAAGCGAGGGTCAAAGCCAGAGGTGGAGAAGCTGACGGTCACACTCCCAGCCCACCCCTACCAAAGCACCACAACGCTTGGGGTGGATTCATTAGTCGCAGTGGGACACATGCCCCACCAGAAAGAGCAAAATCGCCTAGGTAAGAATATTTCGAACAgaccttccttttttttctatttccacgcatcatttttcaccattttacCCTCCCCGTAGACGGTCTAGATCAACCAGCCTCTCGCCATCCAGGACTGACGGTGCGAAACATGTGAAACGAAAGAAGCATTCTAGCAGAAGTAGATCGCGGAGTCCCAGCCGCAGCAGATCGCGTAAGCCGAAAAAGACCCAGCGTCGACGATCTGGAAGTCACAAATCGTCGAGGAGCTATTACAGGTCACGAAGTCGATCGAGGGATAGAGATCCAGATAAAACTGGAAAACACCGTAACAAGCACAGACGCCACTGATCTgggaattaattatcattattattttcttcattttgttatTTGAAATCGAAGGGTTCGTCCCGCCTCCGATActcaacgataacgatggattGTTTACCCAGGCAATCGGTCATATTACGTAATCGTCAAACGCAGTTCATTgacaaataataaatgtattttattaaacaaccataaaataaaagttataTTTCAAACGAATCGTGCACCCGAGTTCACGATCTATATTCACGCGTTAATCATTTTAAAAAAACCAGCCGGCGGAGCCTTTTTCCTCTCCGCGGCTACAACCGGGGCAAAATCTAGATTTATTAGCTGAGGTAAAGCACACAAGACAAACGATCTGTAAGAAGGTATCGATTCTATCGGGTTCCCATGTATAGTCAGATTTCTGAGTTTGCAAAGTCTTCTCAATTTAAGAAGGCTGTTCAAATTAGATATGGAGTTTCCGTGTATATAGAGGATCTTGAGATTGGGGAATTTTGTAATCTCGTCGTCAATCTCCACTATATTGTTGAACGAGAGGTCCAGCCAAGCTAGGCTGTTCGGTTCCTCCAATAATTTGTTGACCAAATTTTCTAGCCCGTTCATCGATGTCAGTGAATTATTACAGAGCCAAAGAGAACTCGTGAGAAAACGCTGGTTCAAAGAGTGAGCAGGTATCTTACCGATGCGAACAGATCGTGCCCGTTGTGAGCTAAGATCTGGAAAATATCTACAGCTACGTTCAAAAGTTCAACGGCTCCCATTTTATggtcggataaaaaaaatctggtaCGTCTAACGAATTACATTATCTAGTATTGATAGTACCAGCCATATTTGTCGCTTTTTTAAAAGACAAATCCATCGGAGGACCAACTTGCATTTCTTCACGTTCGTCTCGACGATAGGCGGACCGTCCATGTCCGGCACGATTTACGGTTGCCATTTATTTGGAGGAGCAATTTCGAATCAAAAACTAAGAGATAAAATTAGCCCCAGAGTTCAACGAATCTTGCCCAGGCATACTGGCGATTAAACTTAATTCAACATTGAATTAAGTGAAATGTTCTCCTGGATCTAACAACAGGTTGTACTCTTGATGCTgcatttttttaccccaaataACAAACGGGCATTGCTTTCTAACTTCAAGACCCCATTGCAACAATAAAAAGTATCACAAttgtttttaataaattttacttatatttatgattataaagttttaatatattatatgacgTTATATTACTATGATgaaatacttttatttctcactATATAAAAAGGCAGCTCGggttcattttatattttctaagTTAATGGTTACTTCGAtactgtaaaattaatttagcAAGCTGACCGCGATTTCCTAAGTTCAAACTACGAGCTTTCAAACAATTCATGTAAGTTGTATCGCTCTTTGTTCCCCCACAGTTTATTTCTTTGTGACGTATCTTTAGATAAGGTTCGAGGGCACGAAAAGGGTGGAGATCTCCATACAAAACGAACAATTCAAATATGGAATTTACCTTATTCTGTTGGGACAGCTTCAGGATTGTAGCTATATCTCGATCTGCTCTGACGACCGGAATTTTATTCTCAGTAATTTTtcgagctgaaaaatggaaattttaaacaaaattCTACTTGACgtggtatgaaaaattaaactacATCGATTACATACTTGTGGTGTAATCTTTGGCATAGAAGGCGATGTGGTTGAAATTGTACTCGTCGTATCTTCCATAGTTTCTATTTATGTCCAATTCATTATCTCTTGGCTTTGCCAAGGTGTACACGATGTCCGGGTGATACTCGGAAAAAGGAATTGCGCTGAATATTTGCCACTGACTAATAGTATTCATGCGTACCTGcgatagaattgaaaaaaaaaaaagaaatcgtcgtCAATTAtgggtgaaattattttttatgacTAGCGCCAATATACAACCTATGAAAATTCTCACCCTGTTTAAATAATCAATCTTCAAATCCATTCCAGTTTCAATGAAGAGAATCAAACTCTctggtgagaattttttcaccgctaaATCTGCTACAGCAATCTTCAGCATTGGCTCTAATTCAATGGAGTTGACACTTGTTGGCAGTCTGATAGAGAGCCAGGCAACCTTTGATTggtcctttttatatttttcggtAAGCAAAAGCGCATATTGTTTTATATCGTAGAATAcatcttcttttcccttcgaTGGACTGTTTAGGTCGTAAAGAAGTATCTGCAATCATTACCGTTTGATATcaaggttgaaattttataaaagaTTACCAGGGATACGTACCACCATTAAAAATGTcttgtctcttttttccatacaaGTTCGGGCGTAATTTGTCATGAATTTTAGGGCTTCTTGCATCAGATTTGTGTTCACAGTTAGAATCAAATTAATTCTGGCATTTTCAGTCACGTAAGGTACCGGTAAAATCTCAACTTTGCCCAACGGCTTGCACACCTCAACCCGTTTTACTAATTCCTCCTTTGTTTCGGTATTCAAAAATACCATGTCTAATATGTAATCCATACCCCTCGATGCATCGTATTTTTTGTACCCGTTCAATAATTTGATgtacttaaatttttctttgttataaGTTTCCTCAATTCTGTTGACAGCAGCTCTTATTACATAATTTATGTCAATTTTGGTGCTCCCTTCAAATTCCTGCATATTTTTCAGGCTCTGATCCAGTGACGCGTGTGTTTCATTGAAATACGTCCATCTAAGAACGTCGAAACGCCCAGAAGCCTTGTTACCTGGTTGATTTCCAATGGGCCATGTTACTCTGTGATCTTTTTCTGGTCCTAACTTTGCGGTTGCTAATATCTCCCTCCGTACCtttgatatttcatttatcacATCTGCTAATGCAAgctgaaattgattttttcatcaatgtaTAGCACATCCTCCATAGTCACGAGAAAACTGTATTTCAAATCACCGTCTCACCCTAGCAACGTAGGCATTGATTTTGTAAATAGTAGTGTGATCGTAAACAGGGTAAACGCTGGCAGCTGCCTGTGAGTAATTTCTTGCAATtgaatcataaaaatttttttccagattgAACGTGTCATTCAATATGGTGGACTTGATCGTTTGTCCCTGTA
This region of Athalia rosae chromosome 7, iyAthRosa1.1, whole genome shotgun sequence genomic DNA includes:
- the LOC105685127 gene encoding cyclin-L1 isoform X2; this translates as MKQPILDTDLVQKASSRRYLIDHRLNPLIKKTFSRRYSVAMATGQVIFQRFYYSKSLVRHNMETTAMGCVCLASKIEEAPRRIRDVINVFNHIKQVSGQKTIQPVILDQNYVTLKNQVIKAERRVLKELGFCVHVKHPHKIIVMYLQVLGYEKNRALMQQCWNYMNDSLRSDVFLRHQPETVACACVYLGARQLQLPLPSSPAWFRLFKVSESSIRDVCRRVLRLYARPSVSAEQLEKRVDELRRRYEEARVKARGGEADGHTPSPPLPKHHNAWGGFISRSGTHAPPERAKSPRRSRSTSLSPSRTDGAKHVKRKKHSSRSRSRSPSRSRSRKPKKTQRRRSGSHKSSRSYYRSRSRSRDRDPDKTGKHRNKHRRH
- the LOC105685127 gene encoding cyclin-L1 isoform X1, whose product is MMGTQKEKDKDKDKEKEKEKEKEKENSTVTATGKQATPANLKSYGKIVLTLQNCLLPEEKLNSTPSNSDGLDTETEIDLRILGCELIQTAGILLKLPQVAMATGQVIFQRFYYSKSLVRHNMETTAMGCVCLASKIEEAPRRIRDVINVFNHIKQVSGQKTIQPVILDQNYVTLKNQVIKAERRVLKELGFCVHVKHPHKIIVMYLQVLGYEKNRALMQQCWNYMNDSLRSDVFLRHQPETVACACVYLGARQLQLPLPSSPAWFRLFKVSESSIRDVCRRVLRLYARPSVSAEQLEKRVDELRRRYEEARVKARGGEADGHTPSPPLPKHHNAWGGFISRSGTHAPPERAKSPRRSRSTSLSPSRTDGAKHVKRKKHSSRSRSRSPSRSRSRKPKKTQRRRSGSHKSSRSYYRSRSRSRDRDPDKTGKHRNKHRRH
- the LOC105685128 gene encoding leucine-rich repeat-containing protein 51-like translates to MATVNRAGHGRSAYRRDEREEMQVGPPMDLSFKKATNMADLSSQRARSVRIGKIPAHSLNQRFLTSSLWLCNNSLTSMNGLENLVNKLLEEPNSLAWLDLSFNNIVEIDDEITKFPNLKILYIHGNSISNLNSLLKLRRLCKLRNLTIHGNPIESIPSYRSFVLCALPQLINLDFAPVVAAERKKAPPAGFFKMINA
- the LOC105685126 gene encoding chondroitin sulfate glucuronyltransferase isoform X1; the protein is MNTITKVSLSYCRSNVYLIIGVCFGLCISSFFTSMNVSECIEANDELPFPSDIPKFDDAYEPKINLEGKPLRAKKTPKDFMRPRYYSTELGIRDKLFVGVLTSREYLHSRGIAQNKTIAHLVDKIRYFISIPEGTKPNVSLPGIVGFTDTRSILKPFHVLKYITDNYLEEYDYYFLIKDMTYVDIRKLLKLVNNISISQNVHLGVAGEIESYCSLDSGILLSNSVVQKMKRNLDWCVRNTYSESDDVNFGRCIVHSTSLPCSNMIQGQTIKSTILNDTFNLEKNFYDSIARNYSQAAASVYPVYDHTTIYKINAYVARLALADVINEISKVRREILATAKLGPEKDHRVTWPIGNQPGNKASGRFDVLRWTYFNETHASLDQSLKNMQEFEGSTKIDINYVIRAAVNRIEETYNKEKFKYIKLLNGYKKYDASRGMDYILDMVFLNTETKEELVKRVEVCKPLGKVEILPVPYVTENARINLILTVNTNLMQEALKFMTNYARTCMEKRDKTFLMVILLYDLNSPSKGKEDVFYDIKQYALLLTEKYKKDQSKVAWLSIRLPTSVNSIELEPMLKIAVADLAVKKFSPESLILFIETGMDLKIDYLNRVRMNTISQWQIFSAIPFSEYHPDIVYTLAKPRDNELDINRNYGRYDEYNFNHIAFYAKDYTTTRKITENKIPVVRADRDIATILKLSQQNKVNSIFELFVLYGDLHPFRALEPYLKIRHKEINCGGTKSDTTYMNCLKARSLNLGNRGQLAKLILQYRSNH
- the LOC105685126 gene encoding chondroitin sulfate glucuronyltransferase isoform X2, which translates into the protein MNTITKVSLSYCRSNVYLIIGVCFGLCISSFFTSMNVSECIEANDELPFPSDIPKFDDAYEPKINLEGKPLRAKKTPKDFMRPRYYSTELGIRDKLFVGVLTSREYLHSRGIAQNKTIAHLVDKIRYFISIPEGTKPNVSLPGIVGFTDTRSILKPFHVLKYITDNYLEEYDYYFLIKDMTYVDIRKLLKLVNNISISQNVHLGVAGEIESYCSLDSGILLSNSVVQKMKRNLDWCVRNTYSESDDVNFGRCIVHSTSLPCSNMIQGQTIKSTILNDTFNLEKNFYDSIARNYSQAAASVYPVYDHTTIYKINAYVARLALADVINEISKVRREILATAKLGPEKDHRVTWPIGNQPGNKASGRFDVLRWTYFNETHASLDQSLKNMQEFEGSTKIDINYVIRAAVNRIEETYNKEKFKYIKLLNGYKKYDASRGMDYILDMVFLNTETKEELVKRVEVCKPLGKVEILPVPYVTENARINLILTVNTNLMQEALKFMTNYARTCMEKRDKTFLMVILLYDLNSPSKGKEDVFYDIKQYALLLTEKYKKDQSKVAWLSIRLPTSVNSIELEPMLKIAVADLAVKKFSPESLILFIETGMDLKIDYLNRVRMNTISQWQIFSAIPFSEYHPDIVYTLAKPRDNELDINRNYGRYDEYNFNHIAFYAKDYTTTRKITENKIPVVRADRDIATILKLSQQNKVICLWSFILGDSQKTLLNSHDEYLRGGYLDN